TTTCCCCTGTTTGGCTGGAACTTAAAAAAATTACCCCCATCCAAAGAATCGTCAAGATCCACCATCCATATTTTTTTATTATCTCCATACTATTCTCCAACCATACTAATCAATTATTTATGATGCTGTTTTTTATCATACCACTTCCTTCCTTTTTTTGCTATCCTCCTATATTTTAAATGTATTTGCTGACAACTTGTACTAGAAATGATACAATAAGGCGAATTAATTTGTTTCAGGTCAAAATACTCTAATATTTATTCTTATGATGAATATTCGATTTATATTATGGGTATTAACTAAAAATAACTTCCGACGACTGAGAGAAATAATATTTTGCATTTCTAAAAAATACGAGTTCTTGAATCAAAATATAATACAAAACCAATATTGGAGGAATGATTTAATGGAAAAAAAATCACATTATTATGTTGACGAATTGATTGATCTTAATGTCCTGCAAAAATTTCAGGATAGTTTTGCTACTGCTATGGGAATGGCCAGTATCACGGTTGACAATGAAAAAGGTTCCATCACCGAGCCCAGTAACTTCACTGATTTTTGTATGAAATTTACCCGTGGTTCAAAAGTAGGTAATGAGCGTTGCATCGGTTGTGATGTTTCAGGGGGAAAAAAAGCTGCCGCTACTGGAAGACCTGCTGTTTATGCCTGTCATGCCGGGCTGGTAGATTTTGCCGCACCAATTATTATTGATGGTAACCAGATTGGTGCCATTCTCGGAGGTCAGGTTCTAACTGAGCCCCCCGATGAAGACTACTTTAGAAAAGTTGCCCGGGAAATCGGTGTGGATGAAGATGAATATATTGCGGCTCTCAGAAAAGTAAAAATCGTTCCTCGAGACCAGGTTGATGCCGCTGCTGATATGCTCTATATTTTTGCCAATTCTATTTCCAGCATGGGACACCATAATCGTATGCTGGTCGAAGAAACTGAGAAATTCCAGGGACTGACTGAAAATATGTTTGAAAACATCCGTTCCGTCAGTGAAATGCTGGAAACATTCTCCAAACAGATCGAATCATTAAATGACACTTCCAAGGAACTGATGAAGTCATCCACCCTTTCTAAAAATGAAGTCAAGGAAACCGACTCCATTTTAAAATTCATCCGCGATGTTGCCACTCAAACCAATTTATTGGGACTTAATGCCGCTATCGAAGCAACCCGCGCCGGTGAATATGGCCGAGGATTTAATGTCGTTGCTGACGAAGTTCGTAAACTGGCTGTCATGAGTGTGGACTCCGCAAAAAAAATTGAAAACATTCTCGATAATCTGGTTGCCAGCATGAATGGTGTTGAATCACAAGCTAATAAAGCTGGGAAAATCGTGATCGAGCACCAGGCTTCAATGGACGAAATTAACCAGAAACTGCAAATGCTTAATGACATTTCCAATAAAATGAAAGAAGAAATTGCCAATTTACAAAACATTGCTTATTAAAAACACACAATCAGCTCCTCCAAAAAAAGAGACCTCGCGGCCTCTTTTTTATTTGTCTATCTGCTATCTTCAACTTTTATAAAAAATCCCAAATTATAGCCGTCAGTTAAAACATTTTAGACGACCTGATACAGCTCAGCCGTTTATCATGTTTTAATTTGTAGTCCGCTGGTCAAGTTTTTCTTTCATCCGTCTAATCCCATTGCCAATCCAGGCTGCCATCGCCAGAAATGCAATCGGTCCAACAATAAAAACCGCCTCATGGTCTTCCAGAAAATGCAGTATATAGACCAAAGCCGCCACCAGTTCAAAAATCACGGCAACCCAGCCTACACGGATCCAACGCGAAAGCATACCATAATAGGATTCCTGATCGCTGTAAATTTCATACTCTGATTCCAGCACTTCACTTCGGACTAGTTTCCTAAAATAAGACCAGCCGTTAAAGGTGACATTGACAAATTCCCAGCCCTGATCTTCGAAAAAGCTGATGTAACGCTCCTTTTCCTCGCGGCTTTTTAAAATGGTCGGATTGAAATCAATCCGATACCGATAAGTTACTGATTCATCCTGAATAAACCGACTATGGAAGCAGCCTCCTTTTACAAGTTGCCAACCTTTTTTTGATTGCTCATCCAGATCCTGCTCTTCTTTGTCATAATTCCAGGCTGCGTAAGCTCTAAATGATGTTTTGTTGATTTTTCCCATTTGTCACTCCTCCTTCATAATCGTTTGTGCGCTTTCAATCAGCGCCTGTAAGCGCCTGTACTCACCCGATAAAATATCTTCCCCCAATGGCGTAAGTTGATACATCCGTTTCCTGTCATCATTGGGACTCTTGATCTCCTGAATCCACTTTTTCTTAATCATCTTGCCCGTCGCTCCATACATGGTTCCTGAGCCGATATTCACCCGCTCATCAGAAAGCTCTTTGACCCGCTGCATGATACCGTAACCATGATTAGACCCCTCTTTAAGGCATAGAAGAATATAAAAATAACTCTCTGTTAAAGGTTCACTCACCTTCACATAACTCACCTTCTTTACGTCGTTACTCGATATGTCGACTAGCGATATATCAGCTTTTGATATATTGTAGCATGACATATGTCGACTGTCAACATAATAGTTCATAAAAAGTTTTTTAAAAACTTAACTGTTACTATCTGATTGCAGCAATTAACCGCTCTTGCAGTTTGACGATCATTTTTCCCGTTCTCTTTCCTTTACATTTTATATACAATACTATACAAATTTTCTGATTGAAAATCCAAATTCCATAAGAATCAACACGCCTTGCAAAGGTCTTTCAACCCCCTTTATATAAACATTTAAGCAATTTTTACTGGTTCATGAAAACTTCACTTTTTAATTGACACCGTTACACAATAGTGATATCTTTGTTACATGAATAATAGGGTCATTAGACCTTCCAATCCCGAAAGGAAATAAAAAATGAACTCAGCAACCATCAAATACATTAAAAAATTAGCTGGCCTTTTACTGGCCTTCATTCTGATTTTTCTAACTTTTTCCATTTATTACACGCCTCCAGTACAAGCTGCCTCCAAACAGACCATTATTATTAATCCCGGTCACCAGTCCGGAAGTGATACCGGAGCAGTTAATAAAACCACCGGGATTACTGAAGTGGAATTAAACAATGCCCTGGCCATCAAGGTTGTGCAAAATCTTCGAAATGCCGGTTATAACGCCATGCTCAGCCATCAGGTTCCCGGCAATCCAGGACTGCCGACGCTGCTTTCAACCACTGTCAACACTTCAACGTCGGTCTGCAACGCTGCAAATAAACTTGGTGCCGACCTACTTGTCAGCATCCACCACAATTCCGGCGGAACAACTTCCAGTGGCTATGAATTTTACTGGTCCAGCTACCACCCAACACTCGATAATGATGGCCTTTACCAGAAGGCCAATGCCTGGTCGGATGGCTCCAGTGCTACCTTAGACTCCACCCCACCGGCTATTGCCCTTAGTTCTAAAGAACTGGCCAACCTTTTCAACAGCAACTTTAAAGCCAGTCTTTCTTACATCCCCAGCCGTAACAGAATTGTCGAGCGGGATGATTCAATCCTAAAAAAAACCAGTATGCCTTCTGTTTTAATTGAAGCCGGATTTGTCTCAAACAATGCAGAATCCCTACTGCTTGCCAACGACAGCAATCAGCAGGCGATGGCTAATCAGGTTCTTAAAAGTATTGATACCTTTTTTGGCAACGATACTCCAACCATAACCGCTTCTTCGGTAAAAGCCAGTACTTCCGGGGAAAAAATAACGGTTACCGCTTCAGGCATCACTACTACTACAAATGTTAAATCCCTATCCTTTGCGGTCTGGTCTGATAAAGGCGGACAGGATGATCTCAGGTGGTACACAGCCACTAAACAAAGTGATGGTTCCTATCAGGCTACCGTCGACATTAAAGATCATCAGAAACAGGACGGCTCTTATCAGATTCATTGTTATGGCACCGATACAAATGGAAAACAGAACTTTTTGGGAAGTACCATTGCCTCAGTGGCAGTTGATAAAATGAGCTCCAGTGGCGTTATTTCTCAACTCCTGACTGATTCCACGTTTAAAGTCAGTGTCTCTGACATATATGCACCTGATGGTCTGACTGAAGTTGTATTTCCAGTCTGGAGTGAAACTGACGGCCAGGACGACATCAAGTGGGTTACAGCCAGCAAACAAAGTGACGGTTCCTACCAGGCCACAATCGATATTAAAGACCACCGTTATGATGGCGGAACCTATAACATTCATTGTTACGGCAAAGACTCCTATGGTAAGCTAAATTATCTGGGCAGCACCAGCCTGTCGATGACGGTCTCTACTATGTCAGTCAAAAAAATATCTGCCACCAGTTCCACCAGCGGGCAGATAACAATAACAGCAACTTCGGTTTCCGCGCCCTATGGACTTAAAGAAATCATTTTTCCGGTATGGAGCAATACAAACGGTCAAGATGATATTCAGTGGGTCACAGCCACCAGACAAAGTACTGGTGCCTATCAGGCGTCGATATCGGTTGCAGATCACCTGTATAACACTGGCTCTTACTCGATCCACTGTTACGGACGAGATTCCTATGATAAACTGACCTTCCTTGGAAATACCAGTGTTGATGTCAATCTGGATCCTATGAGTGCTGAAAAAGTAACTGCCAGTGTTTCCGGCCGTGAGATTACAGCTACCCTAACTGGCATTGAGGCTCCCGGAGGAATTGATTCCGTCTACTTCCCAGTCTGGACCAGCCAAAATGGTCAAGATGATGTAGAATGGGTAAAAGCCACTAAAAAAAGCAACGGTACTTATACCTGCACCATCAATACCAGTAACCACAACAATGAAAGCGGACAATATAATATTCACTGCTATGGAATGGATCTTGCATCTAAAACCTATCAATATTTAGGCCATACCAGTGTAAAAGTCACTTATACACCGGCAACTGCAAAAAGCATTACCGCTACAGTTACTGAAAATATAGCCATTCTAAAAATTGATGGCTTGACCACACCAAATGGTGTCAGTAAAATCCTGGTTCCCAGCTGGAGTGAAGCCGGTGGTCAGGATGATATCAAATGGTATACTGCCACTAAACAAAGCGATGGTTCTTATCAGGTGATTGTAGATGCTAAAAACCATAAAGGCAACAGTGGTACTTATGACTTCCATGTATACTGCTATGAAAGTGATGGCACTGCCGTTTTTCTGGGTGCTAGCTCAGCCAGCATCCGCTATGTTGAAACCCCCATTATGGGAAGCACTACTATAACATCCGCTCAGCTGGTTGCCTATTATAAAAGCACTGGTAAGGTCTACCCCCAGCTTTACAATGATCTGGGCGTAAACTTAGAGACCTTCTGTGATCTTTATGTAAAAGAAGCTAAAGCCGAAGGGGTTCGGGCAGAAGTAGCTTTTGCTCAGGCTATGCTGGAAACCGGTCATCTTCAGTTTGGTAAAGATGTTTCCGTTGGACAATTTAATTTTGCCGGACTTGGCGCGACCGGCAATGGGGCACCTGGCTTTAACTTTGCCGAAGCCTATGGCAATAATGCCACCGGTATCCAAATGGGGATTCGGGCTCATATTCAGCATCTTAAATGTTATGCCAGCAGTCTTTCTCTCAACAACACGAATGTCGATCCCCGTTGGAACGATAAGCTCAGAACTAAAGCCCTGTCAGTTGAAGAACTGGCTGGTACCTGGGCCGCCGATTTGACCTATGCCCCTAAAGTCAAGGCTATTATGAACAAGTTTTAGCAAACAAAAGTAAAACTAAGAAGGCGTTGAAAATTCAAGTGTACTTGAAAATTTTCAACGCCTTCTTTTTATTATCCGTAACCTATTAACAGGTCGAGCGATAAGAGCATTTTGCTGCTGACTTAATGACCATCTCCATCAATACTATTTAATTTTATAAATAACCCATCAAATCGGATAATTAATACTCGTCTTTTTACAATTGCAGATGACAAAATCCTTCTGCTTGATAAAGAATTACCGACAATCCTTCTTTTTCCGCTGCCGCCTTTAACTGATGGACTGAAAATCCCGGAGCATAGCAATCCACCGCATTACCTGATAAATGTCTGGAATTGTCAATCCCACCGACCTCTCGATTTCTGATGACACACCTGACCCCGGATGTTACGATAACCGCTGTTCCAAGGCTTAAGCGCACACTTTCCAGTTTATCAATTAAGCTCCAATTCATCTCCGCCGGAAAACCGGTGCAATAACGACCCTGGCAGCAGCAGCGAAATTCCTCTCGTCTAAAATGATCTGAAAGGTATTCAGATTGTTGGTCCGCAACTGTATTTGTGAATTGATGCTGATTAAATAAAAAAGCCATTGTCAGGTGTCCGACCAGACCATCAGCTTCAAGTCCAGCCAGTTTCTGAAAAGAAATAACCGCTTGTCGTGTCTGTGGGCCGCAGATCCCATCTACCGGACCCGGTTTAAATCCCTTTTCAAGCAAAGCCACCTGTACTTTTTTTATAAATTCATCCATCTTCTTCCTCCTTTATCTGAAGCAGCACTTTTCTAAGTTTTCGGGGAATCGGAAACCCCATCGCTCCAAGGTTTTCTGTAATACTGATTCCTTCATTGGCAGAATAAAAAAATATTACGCCGGTTCTAAGCACCTGCCCTCCACCTAAAAGATTTACATCCAATAAATGTGAAAGACCAACTATCAAGAGAACCATCACCTTTTTTAATATCCCCCAAAAGCCAACGCTACTCGAGACTTTTCTTTCATAAGCGGCCCTGACTACTCCCGTTAAATAGTCGAACAGAATAAAGATCAACAAGGTATATAACGTTGCGTCCCAACCACCGAAAAAAGCCGCCAGCAAAGAACCAGTCAATGCCAAAATACTTTTTAAAGCCATCATCATCTGATTTAGTTCCATAAAAAAACCTCCTATCTGCTAATAGATAGAAGGTTTATGATCAATATGACATTTTAATTAATATTAAAGACTCTGAATATAGGCTTTTGCCGTTTCTCCCGGCGCTGCCGAACCTTTTGGCACCACTCTGACTTCAATACTTTCGAGACGGTAACCAAAACCGGCTGTTCCAGAATCTGCACCATTGCTGGCCCAATCCAGCCAACCGACATTCTGGGCATGAACCCTATAATAAACATCAAAGAGCTTGGCATCTGTTCCCGTTAACTCAATTCGAATCGCTTCCAGCCTTAACCCCCGGCCTTCGGTCCCGCTCATCACACCATTTGTCCTATAATCCTGCCAGCCAATGTTTTCAATATGTGTTGAATAGGCGATCCCCAAATCATAACCCTGAGCATCAAGGCTAATCTCTATTCCTTCAAGACGCTTGCCCTCTCCCATGGTACCACTTAAGTCTCCGTTTGTCTTCCAGTCCTGCCAACCGAAATCCTGAACATGAGTACGATATGAAACATCTACCGTTCCCTGCGGTATGGCAATAGAGGTTCCCAATACAGACAACAGATTCTGTGTATTGTAGGTATAGGCATGGACTAAATAAATCCCTCTTTCGTCGTTATGCTCAGCGAAGGAAATACGTTTTGAAGCAATCCCATCGACCACATTAGCGACATACCAGATCAGATCATCCTGATCATTATTCTCGGTCCAGGTTGGAAAGAGTACCCGCTCAATACCTGATTCATCATCAGAGACATTGCAGGAAACAGTGAACCCTGAATCATCTACATTGGAAATAACCAGATTACTAATCAGCGGTGCACTGGTATCTGACACCACATCTTCTCCATTATCAGCAGACTCGTCTTCTTCATTTGTAAAATCCCCGAGATAAATATATCCCTGAAAATCACCAAGTGAGACATTGTCTTCATTTCCGATAGTATAGGTTCGGGTCTGGAAATACACACCGCTCCAGGTTGATTCGGAATACGTGACTGTGTTGCCTTCGATTTTTTCAACTACAGCCACATGACCACATTCTCCGCCACCCCAGCAGATTACAGCCCCAACTTCAGGGGTACTGCCGGACTCATAATAGCCCCTGGAAAGATTATAATCCCACCACTGATTAGCATTACCCATGCAAAGATTCGGCTTGCTTCCAAGAATTTCATAAGCCCTCCCATAAGCATAAGCCGTACAGTTAGGCATTCCGTATCCTGACAGATAATAACTGTTATAATCAAAATAATAAGGATTTCCCGACTCAGGAGCAGTCAGGCGCGGTGAAAAGAGCTCATTGGTTCTAATTATTGCCGGATCTGCACCATCATATTCAGTCGCCACATCTCCAGGCATCATCTCCCGCGCTTCTATTACATTCTGCCCAGTATCCGAGACAACAATCACTTCTTCAGCAAACACATTGGCCGGAAAGATCCCTAAACTGAGGGCAAGCACCAGTCCGATACATGATTTTTTTAAGGTTTTTAATTCCATTTTACTCTCCTGTTGACAAAGATCAGTCTTTATATCATTTTTCAGTTTAAAAACGAACCGAATTGTTACAATTTGTTTACTTTATTTTACAACAATCGGCCCTTTTTTGCAAACTTTTTATGATTTGAAAGTTTTCAGATATTTCTTTACTCAAATAGAAACAGCAATAAACCCGCCAGGACAAAAAAATTGTCCGCGACGGGCTTGTTCTTAATGTATTTACTCAATTCAAATTAACGATACAAAAAACTCAGCTATTCCAATATTCTGACCGTCTACACAAAGCAAAAGCCTGCCCGACAAAGGTCAATCTTTATTATTTTTAAACAATTTTAATTTTGATTCCGTATGCTTCTGCATCACCAGTCGCCCACATTCAGATATTTCGTCAAAACGCAGGAACTTTTTTTGTTGATAAAGTTCAGCGACAGCCTCACCGCCAGCCAGTGACAGGTAGGTAAAATAATTTACCTTATTAATACCAGCGTCAATCGCTTTTAAAAAATCCTGCTGGGATAAACCCGATCCCCCGTGCATAACAAGTGGTATATCGGTTTTTTTGCGAATCATCTGAATCCGATTAAAATCCAGCATAGGTGCGATATCATAAAGGCCATGAGCGGTTCCAAACGAAATAGCCAAAGCATCAATCCCAGTCTCA
This genomic interval from Eubacteriaceae bacterium ES3 contains the following:
- a CDS encoding PocR ligand-binding domain-containing protein, translating into MEKKSHYYVDELIDLNVLQKFQDSFATAMGMASITVDNEKGSITEPSNFTDFCMKFTRGSKVGNERCIGCDVSGGKKAAATGRPAVYACHAGLVDFAAPIIIDGNQIGAILGGQVLTEPPDEDYFRKVAREIGVDEDEYIAALRKVKIVPRDQVDAAADMLYIFANSISSMGHHNRMLVEETEKFQGLTENMFENIRSVSEMLETFSKQIESLNDTSKELMKSSTLSKNEVKETDSILKFIRDVATQTNLLGLNAAIEATRAGEYGRGFNVVADEVRKLAVMSVDSAKKIENILDNLVASMNGVESQANKAGKIVIEHQASMDEINQKLQMLNDISNKMKEEIANLQNIAY
- a CDS encoding DUF2812 domain-containing protein, with the translated sequence MGKINKTSFRAYAAWNYDKEEQDLDEQSKKGWQLVKGGCFHSRFIQDESVTYRYRIDFNPTILKSREEKERYISFFEDQGWEFVNVTFNGWSYFRKLVRSEVLESEYEIYSDQESYYGMLSRWIRVGWVAVIFELVAALVYILHFLEDHEAVFIVGPIAFLAMAAWIGNGIRRMKEKLDQRTTN
- a CDS encoding helix-turn-helix transcriptional regulator encodes the protein MKVSEPLTESYFYILLCLKEGSNHGYGIMQRVKELSDERVNIGSGTMYGATGKMIKKKWIQEIKSPNDDRKRMYQLTPLGEDILSGEYRRLQALIESAQTIMKEE
- a CDS encoding GBS Bsp-like repeat-containing protein, whose translation is MNSATIKYIKKLAGLLLAFILIFLTFSIYYTPPVQAASKQTIIINPGHQSGSDTGAVNKTTGITEVELNNALAIKVVQNLRNAGYNAMLSHQVPGNPGLPTLLSTTVNTSTSVCNAANKLGADLLVSIHHNSGGTTSSGYEFYWSSYHPTLDNDGLYQKANAWSDGSSATLDSTPPAIALSSKELANLFNSNFKASLSYIPSRNRIVERDDSILKKTSMPSVLIEAGFVSNNAESLLLANDSNQQAMANQVLKSIDTFFGNDTPTITASSVKASTSGEKITVTASGITTTTNVKSLSFAVWSDKGGQDDLRWYTATKQSDGSYQATVDIKDHQKQDGSYQIHCYGTDTNGKQNFLGSTIASVAVDKMSSSGVISQLLTDSTFKVSVSDIYAPDGLTEVVFPVWSETDGQDDIKWVTASKQSDGSYQATIDIKDHRYDGGTYNIHCYGKDSYGKLNYLGSTSLSMTVSTMSVKKISATSSTSGQITITATSVSAPYGLKEIIFPVWSNTNGQDDIQWVTATRQSTGAYQASISVADHLYNTGSYSIHCYGRDSYDKLTFLGNTSVDVNLDPMSAEKVTASVSGREITATLTGIEAPGGIDSVYFPVWTSQNGQDDVEWVKATKKSNGTYTCTINTSNHNNESGQYNIHCYGMDLASKTYQYLGHTSVKVTYTPATAKSITATVTENIAILKIDGLTTPNGVSKILVPSWSEAGGQDDIKWYTATKQSDGSYQVIVDAKNHKGNSGTYDFHVYCYESDGTAVFLGASSASIRYVETPIMGSTTITSAQLVAYYKSTGKVYPQLYNDLGVNLETFCDLYVKEAKAEGVRAEVAFAQAMLETGHLQFGKDVSVGQFNFAGLGATGNGAPGFNFAEAYGNNATGIQMGIRAHIQHLKCYASSLSLNNTNVDPRWNDKLRTKALSVEELAGTWAADLTYAPKVKAIMNKF
- a CDS encoding D-Ala-D-Ala carboxypeptidase family metallohydrolase, producing MDEFIKKVQVALLEKGFKPGPVDGICGPQTRQAVISFQKLAGLEADGLVGHLTMAFLFNQHQFTNTVADQQSEYLSDHFRREEFRCCCQGRYCTGFPAEMNWSLIDKLESVRLSLGTAVIVTSGVRCVIRNREVGGIDNSRHLSGNAVDCYAPGFSVHQLKAAAEKEGLSVILYQAEGFCHLQL
- a CDS encoding phage holin family protein → MELNQMMMALKSILALTGSLLAAFFGGWDATLYTLLIFILFDYLTGVVRAAYERKVSSSVGFWGILKKVMVLLIVGLSHLLDVNLLGGGQVLRTGVIFFYSANEGISITENLGAMGFPIPRKLRKVLLQIKEEEDG
- a CDS encoding GBS Bsp-like repeat-containing protein encodes the protein MELKTLKKSCIGLVLALSLGIFPANVFAEEVIVVSDTGQNVIEAREMMPGDVATEYDGADPAIIRTNELFSPRLTAPESGNPYYFDYNSYYLSGYGMPNCTAYAYGRAYEILGSKPNLCMGNANQWWDYNLSRGYYESGSTPEVGAVICWGGGECGHVAVVEKIEGNTVTYSESTWSGVYFQTRTYTIGNEDNVSLGDFQGYIYLGDFTNEEDESADNGEDVVSDTSAPLISNLVISNVDDSGFTVSCNVSDDESGIERVLFPTWTENNDQDDLIWYVANVVDGIASKRISFAEHNDERGIYLVHAYTYNTQNLLSVLGTSIAIPQGTVDVSYRTHVQDFGWQDWKTNGDLSGTMGEGKRLEGIEISLDAQGYDLGIAYSTHIENIGWQDYRTNGVMSGTEGRGLRLEAIRIELTGTDAKLFDVYYRVHAQNVGWLDWASNGADSGTAGFGYRLESIEVRVVPKGSAAPGETAKAYIQSL